The following are from one region of the Mycolicibacterium diernhoferi genome:
- a CDS encoding hemerythrin domain-containing protein has translation MTDTPRSAQPAVSARRPGDPDPDLSGITLTHRAMVTDTARLADLTTAVAQRRLPCAPRRARAIARYVALMCESIHHHHTMEDDVLWPVIQAAAGDFIDLSELTEDHAALDPRLDRLRAAAAAFGRSGDPEMARPLAAGLADLHRLLAAHIADEERELFPVIRRYVSSTDWQAVEKAAQRTGRLSFEGPRILAVATDAERATLIGGLSPVLVGLLRVLARRHNKFEAAVFG, from the coding sequence ATGACCGACACACCACGATCAGCCCAGCCCGCCGTCTCCGCGCGTCGTCCCGGGGACCCGGACCCCGACCTCAGCGGTATCACCCTGACCCACCGCGCCATGGTCACCGATACCGCCCGGCTCGCGGACCTGACCACCGCGGTCGCCCAGCGCCGGCTGCCCTGTGCGCCCCGGCGTGCCCGCGCCATCGCCCGCTACGTCGCGCTGATGTGCGAGTCGATCCATCACCACCACACCATGGAGGACGACGTGCTGTGGCCGGTGATCCAGGCCGCGGCGGGCGACTTCATCGACCTGAGCGAACTGACCGAGGATCACGCCGCCCTGGACCCGCGGCTGGACCGGCTGCGGGCGGCCGCCGCGGCGTTCGGGCGCAGCGGCGACCCCGAGATGGCCCGGCCACTGGCCGCCGGCCTGGCCGATCTGCACCGGCTGCTGGCCGCGCACATCGCCGACGAGGAGCGCGAGCTGTTCCCGGTGATCCGGCGGTACGTGTCCAGCACGGACTGGCAGGCGGTGGAGAAGGCCGCACAGCGCACCGGGCGGCTGTCGTTCGAGGGGCCGCGGATCCTCGCGGTGGCCACCGACGCCGAACGCGCCACGCTGATCGGCGGTCTCAGTCCGGTACTGGTGGGCCTGCTGCGGGTGTTGGCCCGGCGGCACAACAAGTTCGAAGCCGCGGTGTTCGGCTGA
- a CDS encoding BTAD domain-containing putative transcriptional regulator — translation MMAHDQPAVRISVLGPVRAWVNGQPVDLAGPKQRSVLVRLVLAHGDVVSVDRLIEDLWAGEPPPKALAALQAYISHLRRVLEPGRARRAAATVIVSAAPGYCLRLPEDAVDIWSLEARIAAAEQRTDTHARAAMLEEVVADWSGDPYVEVRDALWAAPEVARLTELQLSVLEAHAAAQSALGRHAVVARVLEAPVRDHPDRETAACLLAVARYRLGHQAAALEVLRRTSDYLVDELGLEPGRALRNLERDILRQADHLDPIAAAPTPTAAPLEAPHPAPDNATRGRADELAAIEAAAGSALRGGLRVVWIGGEAGAGKTTVVETAAARLRDSGWTVAAGRSPEVDGAPPGWAWTEVLAPFTGRIGRTPHAEALAPLLHDGRSSGPQTADGTVFWIAHALAEVLGQAAAEAPLLILLDDLHRTDGLTLELLRLTADRLGDGRMLVIGTYRPSESGAELGQARAALANHTAAHLLLTGLDDAALTALATDCGLPAVTRETLRLFRERTGGNPLFVRELARLMVAEGIDAAHGGVPAGVGDVLRRRLARLPPQTATALRQAAVLGREVDITLLGELGRTDDEELLDALEPAVLAGLLDEPVPGRIRFAHNLIRDTLYGDTSVLRRSRLHAAALDLLRRPGRGADSASLAYHAVAAATADTATEAAGFAMAAARDADAVGAPVEAARQYRAAVRMFGLAGAEHAATVPARCGLIAALARAGDALASREELHDTLIAVGEHDELAVRALTASDSPLVWRVRAGDHIDPVIVDPLRRALGRDQTPHTRARLLMTLFTETEGAEHGTALAASVEALELSRTLHAQDPVAHQRLLCAALNVRAFACLGPDHAEQREAIVAELLSVAEAYDAIDYQAVAHWFAFLDAAGRSDLAGAVRHVDAAVARAGTGQIGFLLGVLDGFAAQLTVLAGRTDEGERRYLEVAAKLAEYGVANGALVGLIGRISANLVRGSLAPMADELVAVHHQVSRTIAEGAALALYQAGRPAQAQQIWAQRIPVERSYYFVATATLRAHAAVALGDLATATATAAELLPYSGRMAGLDNGTLLTGPVDAALAAVAEATGDTEAAARYRRAAAELTERLSRAAQTLI, via the coding sequence ATGATGGCGCACGATCAGCCCGCGGTGCGGATCTCCGTGCTGGGCCCGGTCCGGGCGTGGGTCAACGGGCAGCCGGTCGATCTGGCCGGGCCCAAGCAGCGCTCGGTGCTCGTGCGGCTGGTGCTCGCCCACGGCGACGTGGTGTCGGTGGACCGGCTCATCGAGGATCTGTGGGCGGGGGAGCCGCCGCCCAAGGCGTTGGCCGCGCTGCAGGCCTACATCTCGCACCTGCGCCGGGTGCTCGAACCCGGGCGTGCGCGCCGCGCCGCGGCCACCGTGATCGTCAGCGCCGCCCCCGGCTACTGCCTGCGGCTGCCCGAGGACGCCGTCGACATCTGGTCGCTGGAGGCCCGGATCGCCGCGGCCGAACAGCGCACCGATACCCACGCCCGGGCGGCCATGCTGGAAGAGGTGGTCGCCGACTGGTCCGGCGATCCCTACGTCGAGGTCCGCGATGCGCTGTGGGCGGCGCCCGAGGTGGCCCGGCTGACAGAGCTGCAGCTCTCGGTCCTCGAGGCGCACGCCGCCGCGCAGTCCGCGCTGGGCCGGCACGCCGTGGTGGCCCGGGTGCTGGAGGCGCCGGTGCGCGATCACCCGGACCGGGAAACCGCGGCCTGCCTGCTGGCCGTCGCGCGGTACCGGCTGGGTCATCAGGCCGCCGCACTGGAGGTGTTGCGGCGCACCAGCGACTACCTCGTCGACGAACTCGGTCTGGAGCCGGGCCGGGCGCTGCGGAACCTGGAACGCGACATCCTGCGGCAAGCCGATCACCTCGATCCGATCGCGGCGGCCCCCACACCGACCGCGGCGCCGCTGGAAGCTCCGCATCCGGCCCCGGACAACGCCACCCGCGGCCGGGCCGACGAACTCGCGGCCATCGAGGCGGCCGCCGGGTCCGCGCTGCGCGGCGGACTGCGGGTGGTGTGGATCGGCGGCGAGGCCGGGGCCGGCAAGACCACGGTCGTCGAGACGGCGGCCGCCCGGCTGCGCGACTCCGGGTGGACGGTGGCCGCCGGGCGCAGCCCCGAGGTCGACGGCGCCCCACCGGGCTGGGCCTGGACCGAAGTACTGGCGCCGTTCACCGGCCGGATCGGCCGGACGCCCCACGCCGAGGCGCTGGCCCCGCTGCTGCACGACGGCCGGTCATCGGGCCCACAGACCGCCGACGGCACGGTGTTCTGGATCGCGCACGCCCTGGCCGAGGTGCTCGGGCAGGCCGCCGCCGAGGCGCCGCTGCTCATCCTGCTCGACGACCTGCACCGCACCGACGGCCTGACCCTGGAGTTGTTGCGGCTCACCGCCGACCGGCTCGGTGACGGCCGGATGCTCGTCATCGGCACCTACCGGCCCTCGGAGTCCGGTGCCGAACTCGGTCAGGCGCGCGCCGCCCTGGCCAACCACACCGCCGCCCACCTGCTGCTGACCGGCCTCGACGACGCCGCGCTCACCGCGCTGGCCACCGATTGCGGACTGCCCGCGGTGACGCGGGAGACCCTGCGGCTGTTCCGCGAACGCACCGGCGGCAACCCGCTTTTCGTGCGGGAGCTGGCCCGGCTGATGGTGGCCGAGGGCATCGACGCCGCGCACGGCGGTGTGCCGGCCGGGGTGGGGGACGTGTTGCGCCGCAGACTGGCCCGGCTCCCACCGCAGACTGCGACCGCACTGCGCCAGGCCGCGGTGCTGGGCCGTGAGGTCGACATCACCCTGCTCGGTGAGCTGGGCCGCACCGATGACGAGGAGTTGCTCGACGCGCTGGAACCGGCGGTGCTGGCCGGTCTGCTCGACGAGCCGGTACCCGGTCGGATCCGGTTTGCGCACAACCTGATCCGCGACACCCTCTACGGCGACACCTCGGTGCTGCGGCGTTCCCGGCTGCACGCCGCCGCGCTGGACCTGCTGCGCCGGCCCGGTCGCGGCGCCGATTCCGCGTCGCTGGCGTATCACGCCGTCGCGGCCGCCACCGCCGACACCGCGACCGAGGCAGCCGGGTTCGCGATGGCCGCGGCGCGCGACGCCGATGCGGTCGGCGCCCCGGTGGAGGCGGCGCGGCAGTACCGGGCCGCGGTGCGGATGTTCGGGCTCGCCGGGGCCGAGCACGCCGCGACCGTGCCGGCCCGCTGCGGCCTGATCGCCGCGCTGGCGCGGGCCGGTGACGCGCTGGCGTCGCGGGAAGAGTTGCACGACACCCTGATCGCGGTCGGGGAGCACGACGAACTCGCGGTGCGGGCGCTGACCGCCTCGGACAGCCCGCTGGTCTGGCGGGTCCGCGCCGGTGACCACATCGACCCCGTCATCGTCGACCCGCTGCGGCGCGCCCTCGGGCGTGACCAGACCCCGCACACCCGGGCCCGGTTGCTGATGACCCTGTTCACCGAAACCGAAGGCGCCGAACACGGCACGGCGCTGGCAGCCAGCGTCGAAGCGCTCGAGCTGTCCAGGACGCTGCACGCGCAGGACCCGGTCGCGCATCAACGCCTGCTGTGCGCCGCGCTCAATGTCCGGGCCTTCGCCTGTCTGGGTCCGGATCACGCCGAGCAACGGGAAGCCATTGTGGCCGAGCTGCTCTCGGTGGCCGAAGCCTATGACGCCATCGACTATCAGGCGGTCGCGCACTGGTTCGCGTTCCTCGACGCCGCCGGGCGTTCGGATCTGGCCGGAGCGGTCCGGCACGTCGATGCCGCCGTGGCGCGTGCGGGCACCGGCCAGATCGGTTTCCTGCTCGGTGTGCTCGACGGGTTCGCCGCACAGCTGACCGTGCTGGCCGGTCGCACCGACGAGGGGGAGCGGCGCTACCTCGAGGTGGCCGCCAAACTGGCCGAGTACGGCGTCGCCAACGGAGCGTTGGTCGGCCTGATCGGCCGCATCAGCGCGAACCTGGTCCGCGGCAGCCTCGCCCCGATGGCCGACGAACTCGTCGCCGTGCACCATCAGGTGTCGCGGACCATCGCCGAGGGTGCCGCGCTGGCGCTGTACCAGGCGGGCAGGCCCGCGCAGGCCCAACAGATCTGGGCGCAGCGGATACCCGTCGAACGGTCCTACTACTTCGTGGCGACGGCGACCCTGCGGGCACACGCCGCCGTCGCACTCGGCGACCTGGCCACCGCCACCGCCACCGCCGCGGAGCTGCTGCCGTACTCCGGGCGGATGGCCGGGCTGGACAACGGCACGCTGCTCACCGGTCCGGTGGACGCCGCCCTGGCGGCCGTGGCCGAGGCCACCGGCGACACCGAGGCCGCCGCCCGGTACCGGCGGGCGGCCGCCGAGCTGACCGAGCGGCTGAGCCGCGCGGCGCAGACCCTGATCTGA
- the crcB gene encoding fluoride efflux transporter CrcB — translation MALTDRRELAAVFAGGALGTLARAALSHLLAVPPGHWPWATFIVNIAGAALLGYFTTRLLERLPVSAYRRPLLGTGLCGGLTTFSTMQVETIGMLEHGHYLLAAGYTVASVGLGLLTMQLSTALVRRAALR, via the coding sequence GTGGCGCTCACGGACCGGCGGGAACTGGCGGCGGTGTTCGCCGGGGGCGCGCTGGGCACGCTGGCCCGCGCCGCGCTGAGCCATCTGCTCGCGGTGCCGCCCGGGCACTGGCCGTGGGCGACCTTCATCGTCAACATCGCCGGCGCCGCGCTGCTGGGTTACTTCACCACCCGGCTGCTGGAACGGCTGCCCGTGTCCGCGTATCGCCGGCCGCTGCTGGGCACCGGGCTGTGCGGCGGGCTCACCACCTTCTCCACCATGCAGGTCGAGACCATCGGGATGCTGGAGCACGGCCACTATCTGCTGGCCGCCGGCTACACCGTGGCGAGCGTCGGGTTGGGGCTGCTGACCATGCAGCTGAGCACCGCCCTGGTCCGACGGGCCGCACTGCGGTGA